One genomic region from Zalophus californianus isolate mZalCal1 chromosome 14, mZalCal1.pri.v2, whole genome shotgun sequence encodes:
- the ZNF521 gene encoding zinc finger protein 521 isoform X3, translating to MSRRKQAKPRSLKDPSCKLEDKTEDGEALGCKKRPEEGEELEDEAVHSCDSCLQVFESLSDITEHKISQCQLTDGVDVEDDPTCSWPASSPSSKDQTSPSHGEGCDFGEEEGGPGLPYPCQFCDKSFSRLSYLKHHEQSHSDKLPFKCTYCSRLFKHKRSRDRHIKLHTGDKKYHCSECDAAFSRSDHLKIHLKTHTSNKPYKCAICRRGFLSSSSLHGHMQVHERNKDGSQSGSRMEDWKMKDTQKCSQCEEGFDFPEDLQKHIAECHPECSPNEDRAALQCIYCHELFVEETSLMNHMEQVHGGEKKNSCSICSESFHTVEELYSHVDSHQQAESCNHSNSPSLVTVGYTSVSSTTPDSNLSVDSSTMVEAAPPIPKSRGRKRAAQQTPDLTVPSSKQAKVTYSCIYCNKQLFSSLAVLQIHLKTMHLDKPEQAHICQYCLEVLPSLYNLNEHLKQVHEAQDPGLIVSAMPAIVYQCNFCSEVVNDLNTLQEHIRCSHGFANPAAKDSNAFFCPHCYMGFLTDSSLEEHIRQVHCDLSGSRFGSPVLGTPKEPVVEVYSCSYCTNSPIFNSVLKLNKHIKENHKNIPLALNYIHNGKKSRALSPLSPVAIEQTSLKMMQAVSGAPARPAGEYICNQCGAKYTSLDSFQTHLKTHLDTVLPKLTCPQCNKEFPNQESLLKHVTIHFMITSTYYICESCDKQFTSVDDLQKHLLDMHTFVFFRCTLCQEVFDSKVSIQLHLAVKHSNEKKVYRCTSCNWDFRNETDLQLHVKHNHLENQGKVHKCIFCGESFGTEVELQCHITTHSKKYNCKFCSKAFHAIILLEKHLREKHCVFETKTPNCGTNGASEQVQKEEVELQTLLTNSQESHNSHDGSEEDVDTSEPMYGCDICGAAYTMETLLQNHQLRDHNIRPGESAIVKKKAELIKGNYKCNVCSRTFFSENGLREHMQTHLGPVKHYMCPICGERFPSLLTLTEHKVTHSKSLDTGNCRICKMPLQSEEEFLEHCQMHPDLRNSLTGFRCVVCMQTVTSTLELKIHGTFHMQKTGNGSAVQTTGRGQHVQKLYKCASCLKEFRSKQDLVKLDINGLPYGLCAGCVNLSKSGSPGINIPPGTNRPGLGQNENLSAIEGKGKAGGLKTRCSSCNVKFESESELQNHIQTVHRELVPDSNSTQLKTPQVSPMPRISPSQSDEKKTYQCIKCQMVFYNEWDIQVHVANHMIGLLHYYAEVHHCMG from the coding sequence ATGGAGTGGATGTTGAAGATGATCCCACCTGCTCTTGGCCAGCTTCCTCACCTTCTAGCAAGGACCAGACTTCCCCTAGCCATGGAGAAGGATGCGATTTTGGCGAGGAAGAAGGTGGCCCTGGACTCCCATACCCATGCCAATTCTGTGACAAGTCCTTTAGCCGCCTCAGCTACCTAAAGCACCATGAGCAGAGTCACAGCGACAAACTGCCTTTCAAATGCACCTATTGCAGTAGGCTGTTCAAACACAAGCGGAGCCGAGACCGCCATATCAAACTTCACACGGGGGACAAGAAGTACCACTGCAGTGAATGTGATGCCGCTTTCTCCAGAAGTGATCACTTGAAGATCCACTTAAAGACTCACACGTCCAACAAGCCATATAAATGTGCCATTTGCCGCCGTGGGTTTCTGTCCTCTAGTTCCTTGCACGGACACATGCAGGTCCACGAGAGAAACAAGGACGGGTCCCAGTCTGGCTCCAGGATGGAGGACTGGAAGATGAAGGACACTCAGAAGTGCAGTCAGTGTGAGGAAGGCTTTGACTTCCCGGAAGACCTCCAGAAGCACATTGCGGAGTGCCACCCCGAGTGCTCCCCAAATGAGGACAGAGCGGCCCTCCAGTGTATCTACTGCCACGAGCTTTTTGTGGAGGAGACATCCCTCATGAACCACATGGAGCAGGTGCATGGCGGGGAGAAGAAGAACTCTTGCAGCATCTGCTCGGAGAGCTTCCACACCGTCGAGGAACTGTACAGCCACGTGGACAGCCACCAGCAAGCCGAGTCCTGCAACCACAGCAACAGCCCCTCTCTGGTCACAGTGGGCTACACGTCCGTGTCCAGCACGACTCCGGATTCCAACCTCTCCGTGGACAGCTCGACCATGGTGGAAGCTGCCCCCCCAATCCCAAAGAGCCGGGGCCGGAAGCGGGCTGCTCAGCAAACCCCTGACTTGACCGTCCCCTCGAGTAAACAGGCCAAAGTGACCTACAGCTGTATTTACTGCAACAAGCAGTTGTTCTCGAGTCTGGCGGTTCTGCAGATTCACCTGAAAACGATGCATTTGGACAAGCCAGAACAGGCCCACATTTGTCAGTATTGCTTGGAGGTATTGCCCTCACTCTATAACCTGAATGAACATCTGAAGCAAGTGCATGAAGCTCAGGATCCAGGTCTGATTGTTTCTGCCATGCCTGCCATAGTCTACCAGTGCAATTTCTGCTCCGAAGTTGTCAACGACCTCAACACCCTTCAGGAACACATCCGATGTTCTCATGGATTTGCAAACCCTGCAGCTAAGGATAGCAATGCGTTCTTTTGTCCCCATTGCTACATGGGGTTTCTCACTGACTCTTCCCTGGAAGAGCATATAAGACAGGTCCATTGTGACCTCAGTGGCTCCCGATTTGGGTCTCCGGTGCTCGGGACTCCGAAGGAACCGGTAGTAGAAGTCTATTCTTGTTCTTATTGTACGAATTCGCCAATATTCAACAGCGTTCTTAAGCTGAACAAGCATATCAAAGAGAATCATAAAAACATTCCCTTGGCCCTGAATTATATTCACAATGGGAAGAAATCCAGGGCCTTGAGCCCCTTATCTCCCGTGGCCATAGAGCAGACATCTCTTAAGATGATGCAGGCGGTGAGTGGTGCACCTGCACGTCCAGCTGGAGAATATATCTGTAATCAGTGTGGTGCTAAGTACACTTCCCTGGACAGCTTTCAGACTCACCTAAAAACTCATCTCGACACTGTGCTCCCCAAACTGACCTGCCCTCAGTGCAACAAGGAATTCCCCAACCAAGAATCCTTGCTGAAGCATGTTACCATTCATTTCATGATCACCTCAACCTACTACATCTGCGAGAGTTGTGATAAGCAGTTCACGTCAGTGGACGACCTTCAGAAACACCTGCTGGACATGCACACCTTTGTCTTCTTCCGGTGCACACTCTGCCAAGAGGTTTTTGACTCGAAGGTCTCCATTCAACTCCACCTGGCTGTGAAACACAGTAATGAGAAGAAAGTCTACAGGTGCACGTCTTGCAACTGGGACTTCCGCAACGAGACTGACTTGCAGCTCCACGTGAAGCACAACCACCTGGAAAATCAAGGCAAAGTGCACAAGTGCATTTTCTGTGGCGAGTCTTTTGGCACCGAGGTGGAGCTCCAGTGCCACATCACCACTCACAGTAAGAAGTACAATTGCAAATTCTGCAGCAAAGCCTTCCACGCAATCATTCTGCTGGAGAAACACTTGCGGGAAAAGCACTGTGTGTTTGAAACCAAGACTCCCAACTGTGGCACGAACGGGGCTTCTGAGCAAGTGcagaaggaggaggtggagcTGCAGACCTTGCTGACCAACAGCCAGGAGTCCCACAACAGTCATGACGGGAGTGAAGAAGATGTGGACACCTCGGAGCCAATGTACGGGTGCGACATCTGTGGGGCAGCCTACACCATGGAGACCCTGCTGCAGAACCACCAGCTCCGAGACCACAACATCAGACCTGGGGAGAGCGCCATTGTGAAGAAGAAAGCCGAGCTCATTAAAGGGAATTACAAGTGTAATGTGTGCTCTCGAACCTTCTTCTCTGAAAATGGCCTCCGTGAGCATATGCAGACCCACCTAGGCCCTGTCAAACACTACATGTGCCCCATTTGTGGAGAGCGGTTTCCCTCCCTTTTAACTCTTACTGAACACAAAGTCACTCATAGTAAGAGCCTTGATACTGGAAACTGCCGGATTTGCAAGATGCCTCTCCAGAGCGAAGAGGAGTTTTTAGAGCATTGCCAAATGCACCCTGACTTGCGGAATTCCCTGACGGGATTCCGCTGCGTGGTCTGCATGCAGACTGTGACCTCCACCTTAGAACTCAAAATCCATGGGACATTCCACATGCAAAAGACAGGGAATGGGTCCGCCGTCCAGACCACAGGGCGTGGTCAGCATGTCCAAAAACTGTACAAGTGTGCGTCTTGCCTCAAAGAGTTCCGTTCCAAGCAAGATCTGGTGAAACTTGACATCAATGGCCTGCCATATGGTCTGTGTGCTGGCTGTGTGAATCTTAGCAAGAGCGGCAGCCCAGGTATCAACATCCCTCCCGGCACAAATAGGCCGGGCTTGGGCCAGAATGAGAATCTCAGTGCCATTGAGGGTAAAGGCAAGGCAGGGGGACTGAAGACTCGCTGTTCTAGCTGCAACGTTAAGTTTGAGTCTGAAAGTGAACTCCAGAACCACATCCAAACGGTCCACCGAGAGCTCGTGCCAGATAGCAACAGCACACAGTTGAAAACTCCACAAGTGTCGCCAATGCCCAGAATCAGTCCCTCCCAGTCGGATGAG
- the ZNF521 gene encoding zinc finger protein 521 isoform X4, producing MSRRKQAKPRSLKDPSCKLEDKTEDGEALGCKKRPEEGEELEDEAVHSCDSCLQVFESLSDITEHKISQCQLTDGVDVEDDPTCSWPASSPSSKDQTSPSHGEGCDFGEEEGGPGLPYPCQFCDKSFSRLSYLKHHEQSHSDKLPFKCTYCSRLFKHKRSRDRHIKLHTGDKKYHCSECDAAFSRSDHLKIHLKTHTSNKPYKCAICRRGFLSSSSLHGHMQVHERNKDGSQSGSRMEDWKMKDTQKCSQCEEGFDFPEDLQKHIAECHPECSPNEDRAALQCIYCHELFVEETSLMNHMEQVHGGEKKNSCSICSESFHTVEELYSHVDSHQQAESCNHSNSPSLVTVGYTSVSSTTPDSNLSVDSSTMVEAAPPIPKSRGRKRAAQQTPDLTVPSSKQAKVTYSCIYCNKQLFSSLAVLQIHLKTMHLDKPEQAHICQYCLEVLPSLYNLNEHLKQVHEAQDPGLIVSAMPAIVYQCNFCSEVVNDLNTLQEHIRCSHGFANPAAKDSNAFFCPHCYMGFLTDSSLEEHIRQVHCDLSGSRFGSPVLGTPKEPVVEVYSCSYCTNSPIFNSVLKLNKHIKENHKNIPLALNYIHNGKKSRALSPLSPVAIEQTSLKMMQAVSGAPARPAGEYICNQCGAKYTSLDSFQTHLKTHLDTVLPKLTCPQCNKEFPNQESLLKHVTIHFMITSTYYICESCDKQFTSVDDLQKHLLDMHTFVFFRCTLCQEVFDSKVSIQLHLAVKHSNEKKVYRCTSCNWDFRNETDLQLHVKHNHLENQGKVHKCIFCGESFGTEVELQCHITTHSKKYNCKFCSKAFHAIILLEKHLREKHCVFETKTPNCGTNGASEQVQKEEVELQTLLTNSQESHNSHDGSEEDVDTSEPMYGCDICGAAYTMETLLQNHQLRDHNIRPGESAIVKKKAELIKGNYKCNVCSRTFFSENGLREHMQTHLGPVKHYMCPICGERFPSLLTLTEHKVTHSKSLDTGNCRICKMPLQSEEEFLEHCQMHPDLRNSLTGFRCVVCMQTVTSTLELKIHGTFHMQKTGNGSAVQTTGRGQHVQKLYKCASCLKEFRSKQDLVKLDINGLPYGLCAGCVNLSKSGSPGINIPPGTNRPGLGQNENLSAIEGKGKAGGLKTRCSSCNVKFESESELQNHIQTVHRELVPDSNSTQLKTPQVSPMPRISPSQSDEKKTYQCIKCQMVFYNEWDIQVHVANHMIGLHLQES from the coding sequence ATGGAGTGGATGTTGAAGATGATCCCACCTGCTCTTGGCCAGCTTCCTCACCTTCTAGCAAGGACCAGACTTCCCCTAGCCATGGAGAAGGATGCGATTTTGGCGAGGAAGAAGGTGGCCCTGGACTCCCATACCCATGCCAATTCTGTGACAAGTCCTTTAGCCGCCTCAGCTACCTAAAGCACCATGAGCAGAGTCACAGCGACAAACTGCCTTTCAAATGCACCTATTGCAGTAGGCTGTTCAAACACAAGCGGAGCCGAGACCGCCATATCAAACTTCACACGGGGGACAAGAAGTACCACTGCAGTGAATGTGATGCCGCTTTCTCCAGAAGTGATCACTTGAAGATCCACTTAAAGACTCACACGTCCAACAAGCCATATAAATGTGCCATTTGCCGCCGTGGGTTTCTGTCCTCTAGTTCCTTGCACGGACACATGCAGGTCCACGAGAGAAACAAGGACGGGTCCCAGTCTGGCTCCAGGATGGAGGACTGGAAGATGAAGGACACTCAGAAGTGCAGTCAGTGTGAGGAAGGCTTTGACTTCCCGGAAGACCTCCAGAAGCACATTGCGGAGTGCCACCCCGAGTGCTCCCCAAATGAGGACAGAGCGGCCCTCCAGTGTATCTACTGCCACGAGCTTTTTGTGGAGGAGACATCCCTCATGAACCACATGGAGCAGGTGCATGGCGGGGAGAAGAAGAACTCTTGCAGCATCTGCTCGGAGAGCTTCCACACCGTCGAGGAACTGTACAGCCACGTGGACAGCCACCAGCAAGCCGAGTCCTGCAACCACAGCAACAGCCCCTCTCTGGTCACAGTGGGCTACACGTCCGTGTCCAGCACGACTCCGGATTCCAACCTCTCCGTGGACAGCTCGACCATGGTGGAAGCTGCCCCCCCAATCCCAAAGAGCCGGGGCCGGAAGCGGGCTGCTCAGCAAACCCCTGACTTGACCGTCCCCTCGAGTAAACAGGCCAAAGTGACCTACAGCTGTATTTACTGCAACAAGCAGTTGTTCTCGAGTCTGGCGGTTCTGCAGATTCACCTGAAAACGATGCATTTGGACAAGCCAGAACAGGCCCACATTTGTCAGTATTGCTTGGAGGTATTGCCCTCACTCTATAACCTGAATGAACATCTGAAGCAAGTGCATGAAGCTCAGGATCCAGGTCTGATTGTTTCTGCCATGCCTGCCATAGTCTACCAGTGCAATTTCTGCTCCGAAGTTGTCAACGACCTCAACACCCTTCAGGAACACATCCGATGTTCTCATGGATTTGCAAACCCTGCAGCTAAGGATAGCAATGCGTTCTTTTGTCCCCATTGCTACATGGGGTTTCTCACTGACTCTTCCCTGGAAGAGCATATAAGACAGGTCCATTGTGACCTCAGTGGCTCCCGATTTGGGTCTCCGGTGCTCGGGACTCCGAAGGAACCGGTAGTAGAAGTCTATTCTTGTTCTTATTGTACGAATTCGCCAATATTCAACAGCGTTCTTAAGCTGAACAAGCATATCAAAGAGAATCATAAAAACATTCCCTTGGCCCTGAATTATATTCACAATGGGAAGAAATCCAGGGCCTTGAGCCCCTTATCTCCCGTGGCCATAGAGCAGACATCTCTTAAGATGATGCAGGCGGTGAGTGGTGCACCTGCACGTCCAGCTGGAGAATATATCTGTAATCAGTGTGGTGCTAAGTACACTTCCCTGGACAGCTTTCAGACTCACCTAAAAACTCATCTCGACACTGTGCTCCCCAAACTGACCTGCCCTCAGTGCAACAAGGAATTCCCCAACCAAGAATCCTTGCTGAAGCATGTTACCATTCATTTCATGATCACCTCAACCTACTACATCTGCGAGAGTTGTGATAAGCAGTTCACGTCAGTGGACGACCTTCAGAAACACCTGCTGGACATGCACACCTTTGTCTTCTTCCGGTGCACACTCTGCCAAGAGGTTTTTGACTCGAAGGTCTCCATTCAACTCCACCTGGCTGTGAAACACAGTAATGAGAAGAAAGTCTACAGGTGCACGTCTTGCAACTGGGACTTCCGCAACGAGACTGACTTGCAGCTCCACGTGAAGCACAACCACCTGGAAAATCAAGGCAAAGTGCACAAGTGCATTTTCTGTGGCGAGTCTTTTGGCACCGAGGTGGAGCTCCAGTGCCACATCACCACTCACAGTAAGAAGTACAATTGCAAATTCTGCAGCAAAGCCTTCCACGCAATCATTCTGCTGGAGAAACACTTGCGGGAAAAGCACTGTGTGTTTGAAACCAAGACTCCCAACTGTGGCACGAACGGGGCTTCTGAGCAAGTGcagaaggaggaggtggagcTGCAGACCTTGCTGACCAACAGCCAGGAGTCCCACAACAGTCATGACGGGAGTGAAGAAGATGTGGACACCTCGGAGCCAATGTACGGGTGCGACATCTGTGGGGCAGCCTACACCATGGAGACCCTGCTGCAGAACCACCAGCTCCGAGACCACAACATCAGACCTGGGGAGAGCGCCATTGTGAAGAAGAAAGCCGAGCTCATTAAAGGGAATTACAAGTGTAATGTGTGCTCTCGAACCTTCTTCTCTGAAAATGGCCTCCGTGAGCATATGCAGACCCACCTAGGCCCTGTCAAACACTACATGTGCCCCATTTGTGGAGAGCGGTTTCCCTCCCTTTTAACTCTTACTGAACACAAAGTCACTCATAGTAAGAGCCTTGATACTGGAAACTGCCGGATTTGCAAGATGCCTCTCCAGAGCGAAGAGGAGTTTTTAGAGCATTGCCAAATGCACCCTGACTTGCGGAATTCCCTGACGGGATTCCGCTGCGTGGTCTGCATGCAGACTGTGACCTCCACCTTAGAACTCAAAATCCATGGGACATTCCACATGCAAAAGACAGGGAATGGGTCCGCCGTCCAGACCACAGGGCGTGGTCAGCATGTCCAAAAACTGTACAAGTGTGCGTCTTGCCTCAAAGAGTTCCGTTCCAAGCAAGATCTGGTGAAACTTGACATCAATGGCCTGCCATATGGTCTGTGTGCTGGCTGTGTGAATCTTAGCAAGAGCGGCAGCCCAGGTATCAACATCCCTCCCGGCACAAATAGGCCGGGCTTGGGCCAGAATGAGAATCTCAGTGCCATTGAGGGTAAAGGCAAGGCAGGGGGACTGAAGACTCGCTGTTCTAGCTGCAACGTTAAGTTTGAGTCTGAAAGTGAACTCCAGAACCACATCCAAACGGTCCACCGAGAGCTCGTGCCAGATAGCAACAGCACACAGTTGAAAACTCCACAAGTGTCGCCAATGCCCAGAATCAGTCCCTCCCAGTCGGATGAG